A window of Chitinophaga sp. MM2321 contains these coding sequences:
- a CDS encoding RNA polymerase sigma-70 factor, producing MHRIPVLDEKLLLKQTAEGDERAFEQLFRAYHQELGAYVLRVTKSVALAEEVVQEVFIKIWTKRTQLQEVNNFRSYLFIASRNHTYNVLRQQAREAMKQQTWASDTAQGSDHAAGEDMERYYTLIEEAVKKLPPQQQKVWLLSRREGLKHEEIASRLLLSRETVKRHISLAIGAITRYVQAHAGKMIPVFVILFEDLKK from the coding sequence ATGCACCGTATTCCCGTATTGGATGAGAAGTTATTGCTGAAGCAAACCGCGGAAGGTGATGAGCGAGCCTTTGAGCAGTTGTTCCGGGCTTATCATCAGGAGCTGGGCGCTTATGTATTACGTGTTACAAAGTCAGTAGCACTTGCGGAAGAAGTGGTGCAGGAGGTGTTTATCAAGATCTGGACAAAGCGCACACAGTTGCAGGAAGTGAATAATTTCCGGTCTTATTTATTTATCGCTTCCCGTAATCATACCTACAATGTGCTCCGGCAACAGGCCCGTGAGGCCATGAAGCAGCAAACCTGGGCTTCGGATACCGCGCAGGGGTCAGACCATGCTGCCGGTGAAGACATGGAAAGATATTATACTTTAATAGAAGAAGCCGTGAAAAAACTCCCTCCCCAGCAGCAAAAAGTATGGCTGCTGAGTCGCAGGGAAGGATTAAAACATGAAGAGATAGCCTCCCGGCTGCTCCTTTCACGGGAAACTGTAAAAAGACATATCAGCCTGGCGATAGGTGCTATCACCCGCTATGTACAGGCACATGCCGGCAAGATGATCCCGGTATTTGTCATTCTTTTTGAAGATTTAAAAAAATAA
- a CDS encoding VOC family protein, whose product MKKITPFLWFNDNAEEAVNYYVSVFKNSKITAINRYGEGGPAPAGSVLTVSFQLEGEDFVALNGGPHYTFTPAISLFVNCITQEEVDELWETLSEGGAKSRCGWLEDKYGLSWQIIPATLMELMNDKDPVKAGRVMKAMMKMDKIDIKTLQEAYDEK is encoded by the coding sequence ATGAAAAAGATCACACCATTCCTCTGGTTTAATGATAACGCCGAAGAAGCCGTGAATTACTATGTCTCTGTTTTTAAAAATTCAAAAATCACAGCTATAAACCGTTATGGAGAAGGAGGCCCTGCGCCCGCAGGAAGTGTACTAACGGTCAGCTTCCAACTGGAAGGAGAAGATTTTGTGGCTTTAAACGGCGGCCCGCATTACACTTTTACCCCGGCCATATCGCTTTTTGTAAACTGCATAACACAGGAAGAAGTAGATGAGTTGTGGGAAACGCTTTCTGAGGGTGGAGCTAAAAGTCGCTGTGGTTGGCTGGAGGATAAATATGGCCTGTCGTGGCAGATCATTCCCGCTACTTTAATGGAGTTGATGAATGATAAAGATCCCGTGAAAGCAGGAAGAGTGATGAAGGCGATGATGAAAATGGATAAAATTGATATTAAAACTTTACAGGAAGCATACGATGAAAAATAA